In Lutra lutra chromosome 6, mLutLut1.2, whole genome shotgun sequence, the following are encoded in one genomic region:
- the PM20D2 gene encoding xaa-Arg dipeptidase, with product MRPGEERPVDGGAHAGVSELELLKLRAAERIDEAAERLGALSRAIWSEPELAYEEHRAHGVLTRFFECEPPAASWTVHPHYHLATAFRAEWGPPEAGATPRPLQLGFLCEYDALPGIGHACGHNLIAEVGAAAALGVKGALESLPGPPPPVKVIVLGTPAEEDGGGKIDLIEAGAFKNLDVVFMAHPFQENAAYLPDVAEHDMTVKYYGKASHAAAYPWEGLNALDAAVLAYNNLSVLRQQMKPTWRVHGIIKNGGVKPNIIPSYSELIYYFRAPSMKELPVLTKKAEDCFRAAALATGCTVEIKGGAHDYYNVLPNKSLWKAYIENGKKLGIEFISEDAMLNGSSGSTDFGNVTFVVPGIHPYFYIGTDALNHTEQYTEAAGSQEAQSYTLRTAKALAMTALDVIFKPELLERIKEDFKLKLQEEGFSNTVE from the exons ATGAGACCCGGAGAGGAGCGGCCCGTGGACGGGGGCGCCCACGCGGGCGTCTCCGAGCTGGAGCTGCTGAAGCTGCGCGCCGCGGAGCGCATTGACGAGGCGGCAGAGCGCCTGGGGGCCCTGAGCCGCGCGATCTGGAGCGAGCCCGAGCTGGCCTACGAGGAGCACCGGGCCCACGGCGTGCTGACCCGCTTCTTCGAGTGCGAGCCTCCGGCCGCCTCGTGGACGGTGCACCCGCACTACCACCTGGCCACAGCCTTCCGCGCCGAGTGGGGGCCGCCGGAGGCCGGCGCGACGCCGCGGCCGCTGCAGCTGGGCTTCCTCTGCGAGTACGACGCGCTGCCCGGTATCGGGCACGCCTGCGGCCACAACCTGATCGCCGAGGTCGGGGCGGCGGCCGCACTGGGCGTGAAGGGGGCCCTGGAGAGCCTCCCCGGACCGCCTCCGCCGGTGAAG GTTATTGTCCTGGGAACCCCTGCAGAAGAAGATGGTGGTGGCAAAATTGATTTAATTGAAGCAggggcttttaaaaatcttgatgtTGTTTTCATGGCCCACCCATTCCAAGAGAATGCTGCTTACCTACCCGATGTGGCAGAACATGA CATGACTGTAAAGTACTATGGAAAAGCCTCCCATGCCGCTGCGTATCCCTGGGAAGGATTAAACGCATTGGATGCTGCCGTTCTCGCCTACAACAATCTGTCTGTGTTGAGACAGCAGATGAAACCAACCTGGAGAGTCCATG GCATAATAAAAAATGGTGGTGTAAAACCCAATATCATTCCCTCTTATTCCGAATTAATCTATTACTTCCGTGCACCCTCAATGAAAGAACTTCCAGTTTTGACCAAAAAGGCAGAAGATTGCTTCAGAGCTGCAGCTTTGGCTACTGGGTGTACA gtagaaaTAAAAGGTGGAGCCCACGATTATTACAATGTTCTTCCCAATAAGAGCCTGTGGAAAGCTTatattgaaaatggaaaaaaactggGAATAGAATTTATTTCAGAAGACGCAATGCTGAATGGCTCTTCAG GATCTACTGATTTTGGAAATGTCACTTTTGTGGTTCCTGGGATTCATCCATATTTTTACATTGGAACTGATGCCTTGAATCATACAGAACAATACACTGAAGCTGCAG GTTCACAAGAAGCTCAGTCCTACACTTTACGTACCGCCAAGGCTCTGGCAATGACTGCATTGGATGTTATTTTTAAACCAGAGTTGCTAGAGAGAATCAAAGAGGACTTCAAGTTGAAACTTCAAGAAGAAGGGTTTTCAAATACAGTAGAATAA